A DNA window from Hordeum vulgare subsp. vulgare chromosome 1H, MorexV3_pseudomolecules_assembly, whole genome shotgun sequence contains the following coding sequences:
- the LOC123434981 gene encoding RHOMBOID-like protein 2, whose amino-acid sequence MAGSRRDADLKEKGPPPPPPPQPGREEEREWVPWIVPVFVAANVALFAVAMYANNCPAHARGGRSGRRCVGAGLLRRFAFEPLSQNPLLGPSSATLQKLGALVWEKVVHEQQGWRLVTCIWLHAGVVHLLANMLSLVLVGLRLEQQFGFVRVGVIYLVSGVGGSVMSSLFIRDNISVGASGALFGLLGAMLSELFTNWTIYTNKAAALVTLLFVIAVNLAIGILPHVDNFAHIGGFLTGFLLGFVLLMRPHYGWAQRYVLPSSVKDVGRKFLAYQWALLAAASVLVVVGLAVGMAMLFRGVNGNEHCQWCHYLSCVPTARWSCGK is encoded by the exons ATGGCAGGCTCGCGGCGCGACGCGGACCTGAAGGAGAagggcccgccgccgccgccgccgccgcagccggggcgcgaggaggagagggagtGGGTGCCGTGGATCGTGCCGGTCTTCGTGGCCGCCAACGTCGCCCTGTTCGCCGTGGCCATGTACGCCAACAACTGCCCCGCGCACGCGCGCGGCGGCCGCAGCGGCAGGAGGTGCGTCGGCGCGGGGTTGCTCCGCCGCTTCGCCTTCGAACCCCTCAGCCAGAACCCGCTCCTCGGGCCCTCCTCCGCCAC ATTGCAGAAGCTGGGCGCGCTCGTGTGGGAGAAGGTGGTGCACGAGCAGCAGGGGTGGAGGCTCGTGACGTGCATCTGGCTCCACGCCGGCGTCGTCCACCTGCTCGCCAACATGCTCAGCCTCGTGCTCGTCGGGCTCAGGCTCGAGCAGCAGTTCGGATTCG TGAGGGTTGGCGTCATCTACCTCGTGTCCGGCGTGGGAGGCAGCGTGATGTCGTCCCTGTTCATCAGAGACAACATCTCCGTGGGCGCCTCTGGCGCCCTCTTCGGGCTGCTGGGCGCCATGCTCTCGGAGCTCTTCACCAACTGGACCATCTACACCAACAAG GCGGCGGCGCTGGTGACGCTGCTGTTCGTGATCGCGGTGAACCTGGCGATCGGCATCCTGCCGCACGTGGACAACTTCGCGCACATCGGGGGGTTCCTCACGGGGTTCCTGCTCGGGTTCGTGCTGCTCATGCGCCCGCACTACGGCTGGGCGCAGCGCTACGTGCTGCCGTCCTCCGTCAAGGACGTGGGCCGGAAGTTCCTGGCCTACCAGTGGGCTCTGCTCGCCGCGGCCTCGGTCCTGGTCGTCGTCGG GCTGGCGGTTGGGATGGCGATGCTCTTCCGAGGGGTGAACGGCAACGAGCACTGCCAGTGGTGCCACTACCTCAGCTGCGTGCCGACTGCCAGGTGGAGCTGCGGGAAATGA